A segment of the Trifolium pratense cultivar HEN17-A07 linkage group LG7, ARS_RC_1.1, whole genome shotgun sequence genome:
GGAAAGAGAATTAAGATGTGCCTAAATATTTTTAGAagaaagaaattttaaaatgacacatttttaagttttctttttctttcaaaaatctCACACTTTCTGGAAAAGTGAAAACCCGTGAGTTCGAATCCGCACCATAACACTTCAAATGTCCTTACAATTATCATATCAAGTTCGGAGTTCAGATTATGCTTACGATACAGACATCATTTTAAAttgtaatcttttttttttttatcaagttgtCTAGTAACTAGAAAGTAagtaaaaattttacttttaagatGGATAAATGTACGGTGTCCAAGATTCGAATTTTGAccctaaataaataattttttttagtagatcTTACCGATGATTTGAACACAATAATTCAATTTATCTcactcactttttttttcttccgcAATTTATCTCACTCACTTGTAAAGTATAAAATTGACCGTTAATTATATCTTCTGTTACTCACCTTTTTACCCCAGGCAGTGTTGTCTTCATATCCACAACTAGAAACTTTTTTTGCTGCCTCAAGATAGTTACAAAGGTTATCTTTAGGAGCAAATATTTTTCCTTCCAATGCTTGACTAGCTGATTCCACAAACCTCTTTGAAGTTCCAAATACCATTTTCATTTCTAAAACACtctctgcaaaaaaaaaaaaaaaaaagtgtctagTTTCTAAGAAAAAGACTTGACAACTAGGTTCTCTTATGAAAATATAGTTAATGTAAATTACCATTCCAACCCTTCTTTCCATTTTGAATGTCTTGATCAGCAGCATAAAGGCCATAAATTACTTTTCTTCTATGGAAGCAATTTGTTCCTGCGTATATCATTCCTTGAAGTCCTCCAAATCCGCCCCCTATGTACTATATTGgacaaaatattaataataaaacataagttttatttttgataattatttttggctaaattgtatttttggtcctttaaatttcacaaacttgcgattttgactacttaattttcaaaatagtaCTTTTGCCCCCaaactttcacaaacttatgATTTTGATCCCAtgaccaagtcaacgcacaTGTGACAAACCACGTCACGTCAGCATGTCTTGCCACATGGAAAATTAATCACATGACACATAAGCATATGTGGCAAGCCATACTGACATGACAAGCGAGTCATTGTCCACGTGGCAAGACATATATGCTGATGTGACATGTGAGTCACTTGCCACATGTGCATTTacttggtcaaaatcagtgGGGCCTCCTTTTAGTTAGGGGAAAAAAATCACAAGTTTGTCAAAATTAAGGGGCCAAACatgctattttaaaagttaaggGGCCAAAATTGTAAGTTTGTAAAAAATTTCAGAGATTTAAAATTTGGCGCACCAGAAACAATGTAGTAAGCTGATTTCCGAAAGGATCATCTTTTAATCCATCATAGAATTGTTGGGGACATTGTGCAAATGCTACTTCCTTTTCTCCTTTTGAATCTAACAAAACGCATAAGGCATGTAGAGCAATTTTTGGATTGTTGACATGCATGTCACAATCTAAGTTCAAGATGAAAGGAGCATTTGTCATCAAACCAGAGACTCTTGTCTGTTCATGATTTAAATGATGAGAAATTTTAGATTcatattaaaataacaaaatcgctattttttttttatcacaagaAACAAACTTAGATGTTGCTACATGAATAAAACTTATATTAATGTATTGCAAGAGACACAATGAAATGAAAGAATTAAGAAGAAAACAACAACTTACAAGCACATTCATAGCACCAGCCTTGTAATGATGTGGATGTTGAGGCTTCTTCTCTCTAGATATGTAGATTAAGTGAGGCAAGCCATCTAGATGATTTTCCTTGCTCTTGTTCTCCCATATCACCTACCAACGTGAGggtaacataaaaaaaaaaaaaaacctaccaACGTGAGGAAACAAATACTATATGTTTTGATACATGCACAATTAATATCAATAATATCAATAATACTATGCAATAATATTAGGAGTTCCGGATCACTCTCCTCTGAAGGACCTTGGAGTGTTGCTCTTCTCAATTAGGTCTTAGGTTCGATTTCTCCTACTgacaatttcggtgggctatttttatttaacaaaaaaaaaaaattgactttaaatAAGATCCTCGcaagtggacggtgggattAGTCCCTTCGAATTAATCGATTCTTAGGCCAgatatcaagtttttttttttaaaaataataaataatattaggAGTTCCATTGTTAAAAAAGGAGTTCATgattttatctaaaaaaaaagaaagagccTTTATTTATCTGTGCAACAGCTCTGCACAATCACAGCTTGatgaatccaaaaaaaatagagaagttTCCTTTATTTGTGGAGATAAAAATACTGGTTAGTCGACTAATTTGAATTGCTGCAATTATAGCCTTTAATCTCCAACAGCTCTCCATTGATTGTGCCATCAATGTGAGATTTCACTTTGCTGCAGTCTTGCCTTTCCTTTTCTGTACAACAAGTATCataataattcctaaatagCTGTGGAACAACTAATCTAACCCTAATTCATGTCagccacttacatccaattaaatcacttaacaatgccacatcacttccttatattatattattgtcatctttttttttttggtagagtatTATTGTCATTTTTATGTACTCTTCATATGCCTACATCAATGACATTTATATAGatgatttttcaaatttatttttttttgtaaattttcaatttttttgttgtaaataaCATTCTTTTTAACCCAAGCCACCGTTTTTTAGAAACTGAATGgccacattttttatttttggtacatgaaTGGCCACATTCTATAGTGCATATTAGTGCATATGATTGTTCTTAATACACCTTTAATGCATAGGATTATTTGTTACCTGCATATACTTTATGTTctctataaatattaaatacaattGTAAAATCACAAGACTGGACATCAAATTTCTTAGCCTCTCTTACACCATCTACATGGCTGCAAATAACAATCGTAAAATATCAGTTCACTAATTCGACGTTTGAAGTCAGCTATCAATTCATATGCCTGTGCCGAAACAAGCTAGACTTCACCATCCTCCGCACATTGGACTACTAGACACGTGCTTAGAACAAACACGACTTCTCACAGTAGTGACGTTTAAAATGAtgacttttattattattattattattattattattattattattattattattattattattattattattattattattattattattattattattattgttgttgttgttgttgttgttgttataattttgataatacttaattgtttcaacttatacaaataattttttcacgttataatataaaatagctATCGCATAACACCCATGTATCgtacgggtaagggtctagtaaatatttataaaaattaaatcgtttaatatttgataataattatCTAAAAAGCTTCTTTTaacacttgattttttttaatgtaccTTGATTATGGTTGAATGATTTCTCTGTTTTGCATTTGAAAAAATAGCAAACTCTCCTATAAGAGGAAGTGAATTTTGTTCTGTATTCTCAATTTTATTCTTGAGGTTCCCATATTCCTCCTGCAAATCAAGacaacaataaattaaataacaaattttatcaattaattatattaagttGAAAAGAATAATTATGAAAGGGTATTTGATGATTTCTTTTATTAGGGGGAAAGAAAAGCAAACAAAAGACAAACTACGTACAAacacatttcaattttttcttagcCTCATATATATCCATCTGAATTTTTTACACCATACAATATGAACGAAACTTATCCAATTTCATTGGTtttagataaaataattttggtgtaaaataatttgatttaatatatgataattgaaaaatatttttataattttaaaaattattattattatttagagaaaaataaataaaatattatattaacaaCATTTATGTATCTAAATTAACAATTACCGTTTAAAGTAATAACTTGTTCAACATACTCTTCCTTCTagttctatatataagaaaaagtgtattttttagattcattataaaattaatgCATCTAGATTATAATATtatctaaatacatcaattttacaataaatctaaaaagtaaattttttcttatataataaTGACAAGAAGGGGTCCTCTACCATTAACTTTTTCCACAGTGCAATCATGGTCGGTCCTTTTAGAGTTTTAGTGGATAACAACACTCGACCCCTTCATTGCTATTTTCACGGAAGACAATCCCAACCCATAATAGTAAGTGTTTCTCCCATGATTAGAATATGAATTCAATTTTTAGAGCGTGAATTCAATTTCTAGAGTCACATATTTAGAAGGTTGCCAAattttatataagaaaattgaCATTTTGTTGTTAACTTGATGAGTAATTTTCATGGTGGATTCAAATGACTTAAACTTTGAGGATATCTCAAGTGCATGCTCAGatgaaacaaatataataattatggGTCTTAATTTCCTTGGACACATGTTTAAAAATATTGGATCATATGTTGCAAATAACTTgaacaagaagatgatgaaaaacATGATGCAAATGGATAAATTGGTCAATAATTTGGAATTCTTGATATGAACTGCACACACATATCAATCGTATAGATCGATGaacaataatttataatttttatggtgcactataaagaaaagaagaaatgaCTTAGAAATATTTTATTGGAAATTGGAGTCATACAAGTATGaatctcattttatttttttggtcaagtagactagtggctagaaattccacccctaaagatggataagtggaatgATCAGAGTTCGAACCCCAATCCCCTGCATATTtaatgcaatgtccctactaattgagttaagctcacgggactGAATTTCATGTTCTATTTCTACTTCaaaagtatatttatttatttatagagaaaTTCATGTCACTTGATGAAGGAAAACAATCATTGAAAATTTTTCTGTCATGTTAATCCGAAACAATATTTACGATTCACTCATATTGACAAAAGGTTGCAAAATTAAACTaagaaacacttttattttaaatttaaataaccaTTACATTTTAAGTATATTTTAGAAATTCACcgacaaaattgaaattctggtgACTCTTCtctgaaaaaattgaaatgagtGTTctgaaaatcaaaatcaacgTAATTAATCGTACCTTCATTCTTAACCAATCTTGATAAAATTCTGGTGACTCTTCTCTGTTGCTAACAAGATTCTCATCAGAGAAATACCTAAAAGGTGCTCTAATTTGCACATTGTATTTCTTACAAAAAGGTACCCAAACCTTGGCAAATTTAGAGGCTTCAACAATGGCATAATATGTGAGAGGGGAACAACCATCATCAGAAACATAGCAAGCTAATTTATTAACTGGATAATCAAGTGCCAACAGAGACAACACTGTGTTCACAGTGATGATTGGTGGTTCAAGAACAGGATCTGCTGTTGTCACAAACAAATCCAATGGTGGAAGCTCGTCTTCCctattaatgaaaaaaaatggttaaatatgtttttattaggaattttttaagtttagtcTTTAATTTTTGTAGTATGTTTAACCTCTACACAAATTCTCTACCTGCAATTTTTAGTCTGGCTGAAATTTTCTACGCAATGTTTGAATATATTTCATAGACATGTTTATCACTTTATTAAATGTTTATTtactctgtcaaaaaaaaaaatatttactaaaatttagaatttttaaacttggaataaattaaagtatgacttttttgaaaataaaaaattcaagataaaagtaacgacattatcaacaaaaacaaatgataaaaataacatCGGACATAGAAACCAATTAttgaaaaatgataaaaataacatCGTAcatatctattaaaaaataatactactatTCAGTAATTATGAGTTTTTTAAAGATGATAAtctattttgtgtttgtttatcataatgaattattttttcaagaaaaaaataaacagttatcacttatcaagaataattttctaaaaaagctattaaaaacaatttttaatttttctcggattgtcaattttaaaaatgcaataatagattaataaaaacaattaaaagagatttaaaaaataatattttgtccgAAATGTCCAGTTCAAATGTAAATGTCgatattttcaaattgaacatTTTGACTGAGTTTCAACCAGAACCTCATAATTGTGTGCGTATTTCAGTGATGTTTGTCATTTTGTTggtagaaatttttttataaaaaactttaACATACAGTAATCGAAGGCATAACAATATACCTGAGCAAGAGACGGTCTAGGTGGGTTATGGTATATGCTGGATTCCATTTGAGGTTCATGGTGAGAATCCAAGTGAAGGTAAACCATGACTCACAAAACAGAGCAACAAAACAGGGGAATGTATAAATGTTGCTATAGGAAATACGGTAACCAAGAAGCAAGATAAGGAAGAGCAAAGTGATTGAATCCACCACTCTTGAAAATGTATACTTTACCAAAATTTTGTCATAGAGAGGGAGAGGATTTTGATTGGTCATGTTGAACTAAAACAGAGCAAACAGGGGAATGAGTGTGTGTCTTTATTATGACCAATGTGCTTTTGTACTATGTTTAATGGGAAACGGATAACCGTATCGGTTGTCTGATTATAATGAACAGTTTAGATTATTTTGATGCATGTGATCGTAAACTATATGATGTGAAATTAATGGATGAGAATAATTACTGCGTGCTACCTTGTTCTTTTATCACATCAGCAAATCATGGTCATGTTTTATGCGGTTGAAACTAAGCCATACATTTATAATAAGATTGAAGTTTCATTTTCATCCTCACAAAAAACTCGAATTCCAATATAGTTTCTCTTACAATAAACTTGTAAGAATATCAATAGGTAACGAAAGAGAAATAGAAATGAAAATTGTAAAATGCGAAGACAATCATTGATTACACAGTTCGACAAGTGTGCTAAAATGCCACTAAAGATCACTAATATGTGGTTcagtattattattactttttttttttggataagcAGTATTTTATATAGGGCTACTCCATTAATATTGTCACATGCCATTCTTTGCAAGATTTCAATATATTACATCCATCccaaaatttaaacaaataagAGTATAAGATAACTAATATatgtatttgaaaaaaaaatttagatcaaattcatcaaaaaaaattgaccaatttttactttattttttattttattactcatttttacttatattttaaaacattaaaacaaaTGATGACTAACATgaccaattgttagttggttcagtgataattgacgctgaacttggtagggtggaccacagttcgatccccgcaactgtgatcaagaggggctgaaaccacttaatgccAAAACTAACTTtaaaccagattaaaccggtggtgaaagaagaaaaaatgacgAACATGTGAGTGTGAGAGGTATTTTATTGCAGTATCACACATGACTAGCACAGTCATGATGTACTAATAATT
Coding sequences within it:
- the LOC123898473 gene encoding cellulose synthase-like protein H1 — translated: MTNQNPLPLYDKILVKYTFSRVVDSITLLFLILLLGYRISYSNIYTFPCFVALFCESWFTFTWILTMNLKWNPAYTITHLDRLLLREDELPPLDLFVTTADPVLEPPIITVNTVLSLLALDYPVNKLACYVSDDGCSPLTYYAIVEASKFAKVWVPFCKKYNVQIRAPFRYFSDENLVSNREESPEFYQDWLRMKEEYGNLKNKIENTEQNSLPLIGEFAIFSNAKQRNHSTIIKVIWENKSKENHLDGLPHLIYISREKKPQHPHHYKAGAMNVLTRVSGLMTNAPFILNLDCDMHVNNPKIALHALCVLLDSKGEKEVAFAQCPQQFYDGLKDDPFGNQLTTLFLYIGGGFGGLQGMIYAGTNCFHRRKVIYGLYAADQDIQNGKKGWNESVLEMKMVFGTSKRFVESASQALEGKIFAPKDNLCNYLEAAKKVSSCGYEDNTAWGKKAGWIYGSTSEDILTGLDIHTRGWRSEICSPDPIAFRGCSPQDNIVSLIQQKRWASGLTDILLSKHNPILGFLCGKLQFREALGYVWLLCWGLRSVPEICYAALPAYCILTNSSFLPEKLWIHGALFVTYNISTLSESLRTGLSIKTWWNTQKMMRITTMSGWFFGFLAILLKKLRISEPIFEITKKEQSSTSFDGANQNSGRFSFNESPIFLPSTTILFVQLIALGTCLFGWAQHVRSGLGYGLGEVLCSAYLVACYWPFLKGLFGTGKHGIPLSTIIKSTMLTFLFVHFCKLTIIV